One Gadus morhua chromosome 23, gadMor3.0, whole genome shotgun sequence DNA segment encodes these proteins:
- the eef1a1l3 gene encoding elongation factor 1-alpha-like gives MAKEKTHINVVIIGHVDSGKSTTTGHLVYKCGGIDPRKIEKFEKTAAQMGKSSFKYAWVLDKLKAERERGITIDISLLKFNTKKYSITIIDAPGHRDFIKNMITGTSQADVAILMVSAARGEFEAGVSRSGQTREHALLAYTLGVKQMIVCVNKMDLTEPPYCQKRYDEVVRGVTTFLKKIGYEASTVPFVPISGWTGENMITPTQKMSWFQGWKVKRREGHSSGRTLLEVLDSIQPPIRTINKPLRLPLQDVYKIGGVGTVPVGKVETGILKPGMTLLFSPAKLTAEVKSIEMHHQGLQTALPGHNVGFNIKNVAVKNLRRGDVAGNAQQDPPTEVDSFIAQVIVLNHPGKIKAGYSPVLDCHTAHVTCRFQELKEKLDRRSGQKTQDLPQILVSGDAATIKLVPKKPLSVESFFSYPSLGRFAARDLKQTVAVGVIKSIEKASSLKSTQKSQLSK, from the exons ATGGCTAAGGAGAAGACCCACATTAACGTCGTCATTATCGGCCATGTGGACAGCGGCAAGTCCACCACGACCGGCCACCTGGTCTACAAATGCGGGGGCATCGACCCGAGGAAGATCGAGAAGTTCGAGAAAACAGCTGCTCAG ATGGGCAAGAGCTCCTTCAAGTACGCCTGGGTGCTGGACAAGCTGAAGGCCGAGCGTGAACGTGGTATCACCATCGACATCTCTCTGCTTAAGTTCAACACCAAGAAGTACAGCATCACCATCATCGACGCACCGGGCCACCGGGACTTCATCAAGAACATGATCACCGGCACATCGCAG GCTGATGTGGCGATCCTCATGGTCTCTGCAGCCAGAGGAGAGTTTGAGGCTGGCGTCTCTCGCAGCGGCCAGACCCGTGAGCATGCTCTATTGGCCTACACCCTCGGCGTGAAGCAGATGATCGTGTGCGTGAACAAGATGGATCTGACTGAGCCGCCATACTGCCAGAAGCGGTACGATGAGGTGGTTCGCGGGGTCACCACCTTCCTGAAGAAGATTGGTTATGAGGCCTCCACTGTGCCCTTCGTGCCCATCTCCGGCTGGACGGGCGAGAACATGATCACACCCACGCAGAAG ATGTCATGGTTCCAGGGCTGGAAGGTGAAGCGTAGGGAAGGTCATTCCAGTGGCAGAACCCTCCTGGAAGTGCTGGACTCCATCCAGCCTCCCATCCGCACCATCAACAAGCCGCTCCGTCTCCCCCTGCAGGATGTCTACAAAATCGGAG GCGTCGGCACCGTCCCTGTGGGCAAGGTGGAGACGGGGATCCTGAAGCCCGGCATGACGTTGCTGTTCTCCCCGGCCAAGCTGACGGCGGAGGTGAAGTCCATCGAGATGCACCACCAGGGCCTCCAGACGGCGCTGCCCGGACACAACGTGGGCTTCAACATCAAGAACGTCGCCGTGAAGAACCTGCGGCGAGGAGACGTGGCGGGCAACGCCCAGCAGGACCCCCCCACCGAGGTGGACAGCTTCATCGCCCAG gtGATCGTGCTGAACCACCCGGGCAAGATAAAGGCAGGCTACTCCCCGGTGCTCGACTGCCACACCGCACATGTCACCTGCCGCTTCcaggagctgaaggagaagcTGGACCGCCGCAGTGGGCAGAAGACGCAGGACCTGCCCCAGATCCTGGTGTCCGGGGACGCGGCCACCATCAAACTGGTCCCCAAGAAGCCCCTCAGCGTGGAGAGCTTCTTCAGCTACCCCTCTCTGG GACGCTTTGCCGCCAGAGACCTGAAGCAAACTGTTGCCGTCGGAGTCATCAAGTCCATTGAAAAAGCCAGCTCATTGAAATCGACCCAGAAGAGCCAATTGTCTaaataa